Within Effusibacillus lacus, the genomic segment GGAGAAAGAACTGCAGATCGCCAATCTGCGGGAATTCCAGGAGCGCAACAAGGATCGTGCTCCTCAGATGTTAAAGCGCCTGCAGCAGGTGGCTCAGGACGGCGGCAACATCTTCGAAGAACTGATGGAGACAGTGAAGTACTGCTCACTTGGCCAGATTACCCAAGCGCTGTACGAAGTGGGAGGACAATATAGAAGAAATATGTAAGAATGCAGGAAAGTCCGCTTTGGCGGGCTTTTTTCTCTATAAATTGTATGTCTAAGGTGGTCGAGTCTCAATCTATGGCAGGAACGAAACGCTATCACAATCTGGACAACGTTGGGAAAACGGGAAGTTTCCAAGACATGCTCCGCTGGCAAAAGGAAAGGAAATTGAAAAACAAGGACTTTTCGTTTAGGATACCGCAGGCGGAAAATGTAGAGACAGATTTCTTACGGATGAATCGAAGCGCGGGCACCATCACCTGGATTGGTCATTCGACTTTATTGCTGCAGATGTCCGGGTTAAACATTCTGGCAGATCCTGTTTGGGCCAATCGCATGGGATTTGAAAAACGACTGGCTCCTCCCGGGATACATTTGGCTGAATTGCCGGACATAGATGTGGTGCTCATTTCGCATAGTCATTATGATCATTTGCACTTTGCCTCCCTTCGCGGATTAAAAGGGAACCCGTTGCATTTGGTGCCGGAAGGACTTGGTAAGCTGTTCCGCAAAAAGGGTTTTCGGCAGGTGGAAGAACTTTGCTGGTGGGATCAGAAACGAATCGGAGGAGTGGAGTTCCACTTTGTCCCCGCACAACATTGGTCGAGGAGAACTCCTTGGGATACCAACACGTCCCATTGGGGCGGTTGGGTGATCACCTCTGCCGGAAGCACGTTGCATTTTGTCGGAGACAGTGGGTATTTCCGGGGCTTTAAGGAGATCGGGCAACGCTTTGACATTGACTATGTATTGATGCCGATCGGCGCTTACGAACCGGAATGGTTTATGTCGGCGCAGCATGTGACTCCGGAGGAAGCGGTGAAAGCATATTTGGACTTGCGGGCGGATCAGTTTATTCCCATGCACTATGGAGCGTTTCGACTGGCGGATGATACGCCGAAAGAAGCATTGGAGCGCTTACTGGCTGAATGGGACCGCTTGGGTCTGC encodes:
- a CDS encoding MBL fold metallo-hydrolase, whose translation is MAGTKRYHNLDNVGKTGSFQDMLRWQKERKLKNKDFSFRIPQAENVETDFLRMNRSAGTITWIGHSTLLLQMSGLNILADPVWANRMGFEKRLAPPGIHLAELPDIDVVLISHSHYDHLHFASLRGLKGNPLHLVPEGLGKLFRKKGFRQVEELCWWDQKRIGGVEFHFVPAQHWSRRTPWDTNTSHWGGWVITSAGSTLHFVGDSGYFRGFKEIGQRFDIDYVLMPIGAYEPEWFMSAQHVTPEEAVKAYLDLRADQFIPMHYGAFRLADDTPKEALERLLAEWDRLGLPQSKLKILKHGETLRISGKE